The genomic window CATGGCTGCCAGTCCTATAAAACTGCCTACTTCTATCATATCGGGCATAATATTATGCGTACATCCGCACAGAGAATCAACACCTTCAACTATCAACATATTAGAACCGATTCCGCTTATTTTTGCACCCATGCTGTTGAGCATTTTGCTGAGTTGTTGCAAATATGGTTCACAAGCAGCATTATAGACAGTAGTTTTGCCTTTTGCAAATACCGAAGCCATAAGAATATTTGCCGTACCTGTTACGGAAGCTTCATCTAAAAGCATATATGTTCCTTCTAACTTTTCTCCTTCAACTGAATAAATACCGTGATCAGCATCATAATTAAACTTTGCTCCTAATTTTTTAAATCCTAAAAAGTGTGTATCCAATCTTCGTCTTCCAATCTTATCGCCGCCGGGTGCAGGTATAAATGCTTTTTTAAATCGTGCCAACAAGGGTCCGAGAATCATTACAGATCCTCTTAATCTTGCTCCTTTAGTTCTGAATTCTTCAGTTTTTAAATAATCTAAGTTTATTGATTCTGCTTTAAATGAATAATCAGTTGTATTTAATTTCTCAATCTCAACTCCCATCCTTTCCAACAGTTGAATCAAATTGTTTACATCGATGATGTCAGGGATGTTTTTAATAATGACCTTTTCTGTTGTCAATAAAACAGCACATATTATTTGCAATGCTTCATTTTTAGCTCCTTGAGGAATCAACTCGCCTTTTAAAGAATTTCCGCCTTTGATCTTAAAAGATGCCATAATTTATCGAATAGTCTGTAATTTATTTTCTTTTCATTGGTTTTCTTGGTTTTCTTTGTTGATGATGCTTATTAACCAATTTGTTAGAATCACTCAAAATTATATCTTCGTTAACTGTTAATTTTCCATCAGTTAATTCATTTATTTTATGAAAAATAAAATTATCAGTTACAATATCCTTGCTCCAAGTTAAATATAACTTCTTCATATGATTAGCAAGCAATGCTGTTAATAAAGTTTTTTCTTCGCCGTCTTCCAAATCAGCAGCATAATTAAGCATATTTGCTATATTTTTTCCGAAATGCTTATACTTAATTCTTTTGGATTTATATGGAATTTTCTCCGGCTTTCCGGAAAAAGTTGATGTTTCAGGCTTCGGATATGGTGAATCGACTTCTAATTTAAAATCTGACATAATTACCAAATGATCCCATAATTTATGTTTAAAATCACGAAGATCTCGAAGATACGGATACATACGCCCCATCAAATTAATAATTTTATCAACATATTTTTCTCTTTCTTCTTTGTCTTCAATAACAACGGCATTTTCTACCAACTTTTGAACATTTCTTCCGTATTCCGGTAAGATCAGTTTGTTTAATGATGAATTATATTCCATAATAATTAATTGACTATTGTATATTTATTGTTTTATACTTAATTGTTTAAATGTGAAGGTAAATCATAAATAAATACTGAATAATTTTGTGCAAATATATATAATATTAGGTTATGCTACGAATTTACCGGAAAATTAACTTAAAACAATTTGTAATAGTCCCTATTTTAAAACTTCAAGCTTTGCAAATTTAATTAATAAGCTCTTTTTTCCTGCAGAAGTAAATTCGATTACAACTTTTGTGTTTGGAAAAGCTCCTTCAACACTTATCACCTCACCAATTCCGAATCTACTGTGTTTTACTTTTGTGCCTTTATTAATTTTCCCGTTATCTGCAACAGTTCCTTCGGTATTGTTATCAATTTTCTTTAGCTTTCGATTATAATTCGTATTCTTTACTGAAGCTGTTGTTATTTCATTTTTATTACTATTAGGTACAAATGATTTTTTTGCAAATTTATTTCCGGAAGAAAATGAACTGTATTTTTTCCTCTCAACAGTAAAGCTGTTATTATCACCACTGTCATTATCATATCCGGAATGAAAATCTACATATTTTGCATCAATATCTTTGATAAATCTGCTTGGTGTACAATCATTCAATTTTCCCCATCTGTATCGTTGTCTCGAATAACTGATTACTAACTCCTTTTCAGCTCTTGTAACAGCAACATAAAAAAGTCTGCGTTCTTCTTCAATTTCTTTAGGTGAATATGACGACATTTCGGAAGGGAAAAGCCTTTCTTCAACACCAACAATATATACATTCCTGAATTCCAAGCCTTTTGATGAATGTATTGTCATTAAAGTAACTTTATTCTTATCTTCTTCTTTTTCATTATCTTCATTTGTAAGCAATGCAACAGATTCTAAATAATTATCCAATAATTTTCCTTCATCATTATCCTCTGCATCTCCTGTAAATTCTTTTATACCGTTTAACAGTTCTTGCACATTTTCATGCCGGGCAATTAATTCAGGTGATTTATCAGCAAAAAGTTCTTTCAATATGCCGGACTTTTCGGCAATTTCTTTTCCAAGACAGTAAGCATCTTTTTCTTTTAATTCATCGGTAAAATAATTTATCATTTCAGCAAAAAGCAGCATTTGAGAAACAGCTCTTGAGTTTAATCCTATACTGACAGATTTAATTTTCATCATAGCTTCCCACATCGAAATATCGTTTTCTCTTGCAAATCCTTCCAGCCTGTCAATACTTGTTTTGCCTATTCCTCTTTTCGGATAATTAATAATTCTTTTTAAAGACTCATCATCTTGCTTATTTACAGTCAGTTTAAAATATGCTAATAAATCTTTAATTTCTTTTCTTTGATAAAAAGATGTTCCTCCATATATTTTATAAGGTATATTTCTTTTTCTTAAAGCTTCCTCAAAAATACGAGATTGTGCATTTGTTCTGTAAAGAATTGCGTGATTAAGATATTTTGTTTCATCTGTAATAACAGATTCTGAAATTTTATTAATTACTACAAAACCTTCCTCATTATCTGTTAATGCTTCAATAATTTTTATTTTATCACCGTCTTCTTTTTTAGAAAATACAACTTTTTTTATTCTGTTTTTGTTTTTTTCAATAACAGAATTTGCAGCATCAACAATGTTTTTTGTAGATCTGTAGTTTTGTTCAAGTTTAAACAGCTTATGATTTTTATACTCTTTCTGAAATTTCAGAATATTCTCAATTTTTGCACCTCTGAAAGAATAAATACTTTGAGCATCATCACCCACAACGCAAATATTTTTATGCTGTTCTGCTAATTTTTTTACAATTAAATATTGTGAGAAATTAGTGTCTTGGTATTCATCAACCAATATATAATCGAATTTGTTTTGATATTTCTCCAAAATATCAGGTCTGTCTCTGAAAAGGATGTTTGTTTTAAGAAGCAAATCGTCAAAATCCATAGCTCCTGCTCGAAAACATCTTTCGGCATAAATTTTATAAATTCTGTAAAGTTCAGGTTTTCTTGATTTTTCATCTTCTATACGAAAGTGAGAATTATTTTCATATGCTGATGCTGTTATCAAATCATTTTTTGCTCCGGAAATTTTGCTGTAAACTGTATTTACTTTATATTCTTTATCATCAAGTTTCAGTTCTTTAATAATTGCTCTTAATATACTTTTTGTATCAACTGTATCATAAATTGTAAAACTTGACGGATAACCCAAAGCATCAGCTTCTTTTCTTAAAAACTTTGCAAATATTGAATGAAAGGTACCCATCCATAAAGATCTTACATGCTCCTCACCAATTAGAGCAGCAATTCTTTCTTTCATTTCTTTTGCAGCTTTATTTGTGAAAGTAAGAGCTAAAATCCGCCAAGGTTTTACACCGTTTTGAAGTAAATAAGCAATTCTGTATATAAGAACTCTTGTTTTACCGGAACCAGCTCCGGCTATAACGAGAGAAGGTCCTTTGTAATTTATAACAGCTTGTTTTTGTGCTTGGTTTAATTGATTAATAAATTCACTCACAATTTTTTCAGTCTTCCGGTTAATAATTATTCAATATGTTTCCTGTGCAGTTTAGTTCTCATAGGATAACTTTCATCTTTCTTAAACAGTAGTTCGTTAAATTTTCAAAATGTCAATTTTAAAAAGGACTAAAGTCCTGTGGTTATGGCACTTAATCAATCCCCGACTTAAAAGTCGGGGCTACTGAAACTGCTTATTATCATACAATTATAAATAAGCACCAAACTATTCATAAAAGGAATGCACAAAAATAAAAAGGCATTTATAAATAGTTGTATTTTTTCAGAATATTTATGAAATAGTTTCATAAAAACAAATAACACTATTGGATTTGTTAAAGTTTTGTTACGAAAGACTATTGGATTTGATTAGTTTTGTGTATGAAACACTATTGGATTTCATAAAAGAATGTTTAGATAATTATCTTTGTTTATAGAAGTAAATTCTGAATTTTTATATTCTTCTTTCCAAGTTTTTGGTGCATTTTTCTTTAATTTTGTATATTTTATTTCAAAACCTGATAATTTACCACCGCCTTCTTCAATGTAATCAAGTTCTGCACCTGTATATGTTCTCCAAAAATATGTTCTTGGGTTTAATCTGTTATAATGTAAGTATTTTTTTCGTTCCGAAATAACAAAATTTTCCCACAACTCACCAATATCATTTCGTCTGTTTAAAGCATTAAAATCTCCGATAATTGCATTTCGTATTCCCACATCATAAAAAAATATTTTATCTCTTTTACTTACTTCTTTTCGAAGATTTCTACTGAAACCTGACAATCTGAAAATTACATATGATTTTTCGAGTAAATCAATATAATTTTCAACAGTTTCATTATTTAGCTTTAGTTTATTTGACAGCTCTGAAATTGCAACTTCATTACATATTTGAAAAGCTAATAAAAGTAATAATTCTTTAATTTTTCGAGGATATTTAATATTTGATAATTCAAAAATATCTTTATAGAGGTATGATGTTGTTATTTCATTAAGAATATCAATCTTATCATTAAAATTTTCGGTAGTATAAACTTCCGGATATGAGCCGAAAATAAGTAATTCTTCAAGCTTTTGATTTATTTCAAATTGATTTTTATCTGAAGCAATTTCCTGTATCGACAAGGGAAATAAATTGTATATTTGTTTTCTGCCTGTTAAAGGTTCAGAAATTTTGTCGGCAATATCTATTGATGAAGAGCCTGTTATAAGTATTTTTAACTCAGGAATTTCATCTGTTAATATTTTAATGTTTATGCCAATATCCGGAATACGTTGTGCTTCATCTATAAAAATCATCTCATACCCGCTGACTAATAATTTTAGCTTATTCAAATTCTTTGATGATAATATTTCAATATATTCATCAATATCAGCATTAACTTTTAATGTTTTAAGATTAAGTTCTTTTATAATTTGCTTTGCAAAAGTAGTCTTTCCTACTTGCCTTGCTCCATAAATAATAATTGCTTTACCTGTATTTTTAATTTTATTTATGACAAATTTGTTTAATTTTCTGTTTATTTCCATTGTACTTTTTTCTGTAAAAATACAATTATCTATGATTAAACAGAAATATTAACGTGAATTTTTTTGATTAACCATAATTATTCACGTTAATATTTCCGGTATAATGCCGGTAATCATCGTATGAATGATTAAATAAAGCGAAACTGAACATGTCTTATCTTGCTGTATATCAAACTACTCATACTATGACTTGCGGTTTTAAGGTTGTTAAATATAAACCTAAATCAACTCCCAAAGTCTCATGTGTTTTATTCTTTAATTTCCGAATAGCTTACAAGTTTACTTCTTTGTAATTTCTCAATTATGAATTTGTATCTTAAAAAGTATTTTGATTTCATGATTTTGGAAACTTGAAATTAGAAATTTGATTCATGCCAAAGATAATTAAACTTTTAAATTTTGAGTCCACTCCGAAAAGTATAAAAGCCACGAATGCACGAATTTTATTAATTATTAAAACACTATAAATCACACTGTTACACTTTGTCAAATTACCTCTAATTTCCGAAAACATCATTTTCGGAGTGGACTCAATTTTAAGACTGCTCCGAAAAGGTGCAAAGCAACTAATTCTACAAAAAACAAAAACACAGCAGGCTTACTGTCAATTATTTCGACTATGCTCAATATAAAAATTGAAAAGTTGCTATGCACCTATTTTTGAGAAGTTGTTACTTTTCGGAATAGACTCATTTTTATTTTATCTCATATATAATCCCTTTTTCAGTAAGTTTTCTGAAAAGTCCTTCATCTTTCCCGGCTTGCTTTTCACAAAAAATTGCATTATTATATCTTTTACAGTTATTTTTGTCAAAGATAAATATGTACTACGCCAAAATATGTCATCCTAAATAATAATTAATAATAAATTGCTTAAATTTTTATCTAACTATAAAATATTTATTAAAAAGATGTGTTTAAAACATATCTTTTGTTGTATTGTTAATATTATTAATTTTGCAAAAAAAAATTGAAGTGAAAAAAATAACATTATTAGTTTTATTTCTGCTGCCTGTTATAGCTTATTCTCAATTAAACATTGTTATTACAAATAATATTGAACCGCTGTATGTATCTGACGGTGATACATTGAGTGCATGCAGAGATTCCATAATAATTTTTGAAGCAGAAGTAACAGGAGGCGTTGAGCCATATGAATATTTCTGGGATTTTGATAACGGAACTGAAAGCGGAATAGGAAAAGATTCTGTTACTCGTGAATATGACGAGGGCAGAGGTTACAGAGTAAAGTTAAAAGTTGTTGATGCAAATTCAGATGAAGGTTTTATTATTCAAGCAATAAAAGTTGCAATACCGCCTAATTTTTCACAAACAAAAGTTGATATACCGGAAGAACAAAACGGCATTTGTAAAGGCAGTCTTACACCACTTATCGGAAAAGCATATCCGGAATTATGGGAAGACGAGCCTTTTGTTTATGAGATCATTGAAGATACGGAAGATATTGATGATGAAACACCTTATTCTTCTTCATTAACATTTGATGAATTTCCTCTTGGTTCAATTTATGCATCAGGTGATATTGATTCAATAGGATTAAGTATAATTCATTCAAATATGGGAAACCTGAAAGTAAGTTTATCATGTGAAGACGGCACTCCTGTAGTTCTGAAAGATTTTGATGCAACAAACAATACTGTTCTGGGAGACACAGCAAACAATACTCCTTATTTATATTATTGGTCTGCAAGTTCAACTTTAGGAACTATGAACAGTAATACTATATTAAATAACGGTTCGGTTTATCAGCCTGATGAATCTTTTGATAATTTTATCGGTTGCTCCTTAAACGGAAATTGGACAATAACAATTGAAGATAATCAAGCTCTTGACAGTGGTTATGTTCATTCATGGTCAATGATATTTCAAGAAGATGTATTACCTGATGTTTGGACTTTTAAGGATACTTTAGTTCAATATAAAATAATTGATGACGTTATTTACGGTACTTATTGGTCAGGAGAAAATATTGATGTTACCGGCGGCATAAACTACAGCGGAGATACAATTTTGCATACAGTACATGCAGCACCGGATGTTCCCGGACCTAACGGTTATAATTTCCATGTGATTAACAATTTCGGATGCCCACAAGAAACTAAAAACACTCTTAATGTTGAAAAAGCAACATTTACGGTTAAACCTGAAGGAGGAGAAGCTAAACTTGATGTAACGTTTACAAATGAAACAAGTTGGGCACAAGAAAGAGACTGGGAATTCGGAGACGGAAGCCCGAAAGAATTGGTTCTTGATTCAGATTCAATTATACATAAATATTTAGAAGGAGATAAAACATACGAATCAATATTAATTGTTACTGATGAGTCAGGATGTACTGATACAGATACAATATTTATTGAAGTATTAATAGAGCCTTCACATCTACAAAATGTTCCGAATATGTTCAGCCCGAACGGTGACGAAATAAATGATGTATATAAATTCACTGAAGATATTGTAAAAGGAATGGAAGAGTTTCATATGACCATTTACAGCAGATGGGGTGAAAAAGTGTATGAAACATACGACATGAATCATATCATTAATGAAGGTTGGAACGGTAAAATTATGATTCTCGGCGAAAATAATAAAGGGCCTTTAGCAGCACCCGGAATATACTTTTATGTTATTGAAGCAAAAGGAAAAGGAAAAGACGGTGATACATATATTGGAAACAGAGGAAAGGAAAAAATAAAAATTGGCGAAGAAACTGATATCATTAACCATCCGGAAGAAACAAAAGGTATTATTCATTTGTTCAGGTAGACCATACATATAACATATATTAATCAATAATTTGATTTTTTATTTTTCTTTTCCAAAAAAAACTTAAAATAACAAGGACAATAAAAACAATTAAAATCAACAGCATTTCAAACCAATATTTTCCGGGTTCTATCCAGATTTCTTTAAAGAAGTCCCACCTGCCGAGTATTTCTATAAAATTCCAAAAGATAATTACTGTGGGGATTGCATATCTGATTGCATAAGCAGGCTTTGTAATTTTAATAAGCCTTATAAACAGAATTAAAGACTAAAAACTTAATTTTGCCTTTAACCATATTTCCGAATTATTTTTATATAATCCAAACATGCCTTTATCTCCCTGAAACCAATCGTAGCCAATCATAATATGAATTTCGTCAGACAGGGCATAATCAATACTGTTGCGGTCGAAAAATCCACCGTTATTTACATCAACATAAGCAAATGTTGAAAGTGAAAGTGTGCTTCTGAAAAGTTTTTTGGTAATTCCGGCTGTTAATAAAACAGTATTTTCTTTTTCTTGTAAAATATCAATATAATCGGTGATAAATTTGTGTGAATATTGGGCTGTAATTGTCCAGTCGTTTCCGGGATACCGGTCTATACCAATCAAGCAATTCAGTGAATTCTTTTTTACAGGTTCAATATTAATGTTTTGTTCGTTAAGTTCGTGAAATTCTCCGATATAATACGCTGCTTCGCCCCTGAAAACAAACTGCCCTTTCGGTATGGAAAAGTCCAGTCCAAGCATATCTAAATTATAATGATTGGCTTTCACAAAAACAGTATCAAAATCAGGCGACATGCTACGGCTGAAAACAGGCATTTTATTCCAAGTATGCAAAGCTGATACAGAAAAATCTATCCCTGAAAGAAAAAATGAAAACCTTGCTCCATATTCACTGTTAGCAAGTGTTAATTCAGGTTTATTATCCGAATTAATATCAAAAACCGGCTTTCCTTCTGTCGGAAATACCGACCAAGGGTTTTCCGCTTCATCAGGGATTATAAAAAAAGACGGAACCGGAATATAAATCAATTCAAAATTCATTTTTGGTTTTAACCATCTTAATTTTATTGCATTTCCCGGCATTTTTATATCATCATAATCTTGTGCAAGAAATTCGGTCATATCCATTGGCGAAATTATATCTGTAATTCGCATACCGTCTGCAACTCCCCACGATACAATTTGCCGTCCTGCTTTTAAATCCCACGATTTTGCAGAATATTCAAAAAATGCTTCACGTAATTCAATGCCTGTCTGTGATTTTAGAATGCTGTTATGCACAGCATTAAAAGAAGTGAAAAAATATGAGTTGCCTTTCAGCATTTTTAACTCTCCCCGAAATCGAGTGCGTGAGCTCATAAAATCATAAGACGATTGGCTTCTTACGGCATGGTAGGTGTCCACAAAGCCTGTGAAATTTGCTTTTGAATCCTGTGCTGAAATATTTTTACATATAACTATAAAACTCAATACAATAAATATTTTTTTTGAAAAAATCATAATTTTTTGTTATTTTTGTTGAAAAATTAAATCTATGGAAGCTGTATTTCGAGTAAAGGTTTCTGAAATTGATGAAGCTTTTTTAAGAGTTATCAAGTCCTTGTTTAGAAAAGACAAGGAAATTGAAGTTACTTTCAGTTCTTCAACTGATTTTGATTTATACAAACCGGAAAGCAATGAAGAATATTCCGGCCGTCTTGATAAGGCTATTGAAAATGTTGAAAATGGTGTAAATCTCGTTTCTTTTACAGAAAAAGAATTTGATGAACTTACAAATAATCTTCTTAATAAATGAAAAAAATCATTTTTGAAACTGATGCTTTTGAAGATTACAGCAACTGGGCAATTGTCAATATTAAAATGTTCAAAAAAATTACTGACCTGCTGAAAGATATTAAACGCTCTCCGTATAAAGGCATTGGAAAACCGGAACC from Bacteroidales bacterium includes these protein-coding regions:
- the murA gene encoding UDP-N-acetylglucosamine 1-carboxyvinyltransferase — protein: MASFKIKGGNSLKGELIPQGAKNEALQIICAVLLTTEKVIIKNIPDIIDVNNLIQLLERMGVEIEKLNTTDYSFKAESINLDYLKTEEFRTKGARLRGSVMILGPLLARFKKAFIPAPGGDKIGRRRLDTHFLGFKKLGAKFNYDADHGIYSVEGEKLEGTYMLLDEASVTGTANILMASVFAKGKTTVYNAACEPYLQQLSKMLNSMGAKISGIGSNMLIVEGVDSLCGCTHNIMPDMIEVGSFIGLAAMTASDITLRNVNLEDLGMIPHAFKKLGINVEQVNKDIRIPPHYNYEIESFIDGSIMTIADAPWPGLTPDILSVILVVAAQAKGSVLIHQKMFESRLFFVDKLIDMGAKIILCDPHRATVIGLNREVCLRASVMTSPDIRAGIALLIAAMSAEGTSIIHNIEQIDRGYQNIDIRLNALGAQIERLS
- a CDS encoding DUF4290 domain-containing protein; its protein translation is MEYNSSLNKLILPEYGRNVQKLVENAVVIEDKEEREKYVDKIINLMGRMYPYLRDLRDFKHKLWDHLVIMSDFKLEVDSPYPKPETSTFSGKPEKIPYKSKRIKYKHFGKNIANMLNYAADLEDGEEKTLLTALLANHMKKLYLTWSKDIVTDNFIFHKINELTDGKLTVNEDIILSDSNKLVNKHHQQRKPRKPMKRK
- a CDS encoding exodeoxyribonuclease V subunit gamma produces the protein MSEFINQLNQAQKQAVINYKGPSLVIAGAGSGKTRVLIYRIAYLLQNGVKPWRILALTFTNKAAKEMKERIAALIGEEHVRSLWMGTFHSIFAKFLRKEADALGYPSSFTIYDTVDTKSILRAIIKELKLDDKEYKVNTVYSKISGAKNDLITASAYENNSHFRIEDEKSRKPELYRIYKIYAERCFRAGAMDFDDLLLKTNILFRDRPDILEKYQNKFDYILVDEYQDTNFSQYLIVKKLAEQHKNICVVGDDAQSIYSFRGAKIENILKFQKEYKNHKLFKLEQNYRSTKNIVDAANSVIEKNKNRIKKVVFSKKEDGDKIKIIEALTDNEEGFVVINKISESVITDETKYLNHAILYRTNAQSRIFEEALRKRNIPYKIYGGTSFYQRKEIKDLLAYFKLTVNKQDDESLKRIINYPKRGIGKTSIDRLEGFARENDISMWEAMMKIKSVSIGLNSRAVSQMLLFAEMINYFTDELKEKDAYCLGKEIAEKSGILKELFADKSPELIARHENVQELLNGIKEFTGDAEDNDEGKLLDNYLESVALLTNEDNEKEEDKNKVTLMTIHSSKGLEFRNVYIVGVEERLFPSEMSSYSPKEIEEERRLFYVAVTRAEKELVISYSRQRYRWGKLNDCTPSRFIKDIDAKYVDFHSGYDNDSGDNNSFTVERKKYSSFSSGNKFAKKSFVPNSNKNEITTASVKNTNYNRKLKKIDNNTEGTVADNGKINKGTKVKHSRFGIGEVISVEGAFPNTKVVIEFTSAGKKSLLIKFAKLEVLK
- a CDS encoding ATP-binding protein; translated protein: MEINRKLNKFVINKIKNTGKAIIIYGARQVGKTTFAKQIIKELNLKTLKVNADIDEYIEILSSKNLNKLKLLVSGYEMIFIDEAQRIPDIGINIKILTDEIPELKILITGSSSIDIADKISEPLTGRKQIYNLFPLSIQEIASDKNQFEINQKLEELLIFGSYPEVYTTENFNDKIDILNEITTSYLYKDIFELSNIKYPRKIKELLLLLAFQICNEVAISELSNKLKLNNETVENYIDLLEKSYVIFRLSGFSRNLRKEVSKRDKIFFYDVGIRNAIIGDFNALNRRNDIGELWENFVISERKKYLHYNRLNPRTYFWRTYTGAELDYIEEGGGKLSGFEIKYTKLKKNAPKTWKEEYKNSEFTSINKDNYLNILL
- a CDS encoding gliding motility-associated C-terminal domain-containing protein — protein: MKKITLLVLFLLPVIAYSQLNIVITNNIEPLYVSDGDTLSACRDSIIIFEAEVTGGVEPYEYFWDFDNGTESGIGKDSVTREYDEGRGYRVKLKVVDANSDEGFIIQAIKVAIPPNFSQTKVDIPEEQNGICKGSLTPLIGKAYPELWEDEPFVYEIIEDTEDIDDETPYSSSLTFDEFPLGSIYASGDIDSIGLSIIHSNMGNLKVSLSCEDGTPVVLKDFDATNNTVLGDTANNTPYLYYWSASSTLGTMNSNTILNNGSVYQPDESFDNFIGCSLNGNWTITIEDNQALDSGYVHSWSMIFQEDVLPDVWTFKDTLVQYKIIDDVIYGTYWSGENIDVTGGINYSGDTILHTVHAAPDVPGPNGYNFHVINNFGCPQETKNTLNVEKATFTVKPEGGEAKLDVTFTNETSWAQERDWEFGDGSPKELVLDSDSIIHKYLEGDKTYESILIVTDESGCTDTDTIFIEVLIEPSHLQNVPNMFSPNGDEINDVYKFTEDIVKGMEEFHMTIYSRWGEKVYETYDMNHIINEGWNGKIMILGENNKGPLAAPGIYFYVIEAKGKGKDGDTYIGNRGKEKIKIGEETDIINHPEETKGIIHLFR
- a CDS encoding Txe/YoeB family addiction module toxin yields the protein MKKIIFETDAFEDYSNWAIVNIKMFKKITDLLKDIKRSPYKGIGKPEPLKHKRTGYWSRRINREHRLVYKIIENNNILIISVRGHYK